In Vigna angularis cultivar LongXiaoDou No.4 chromosome 8, ASM1680809v1, whole genome shotgun sequence, the DNA window TTTTTTTCATCTCCACTTTTtacatgatttaaaaaaaatgttaacacttaaataaaaaaagaaaatcaattttttcactAATTATAAAACATGATGTTAATGatctaattttttatctttgttataatgataataattaaatatatgaattttaagcGTATTATTTtggctcttccaaaattattaGTCAAGATCTGtcacataagaaaaaaagaaagttattTAATACTGGTAACTATCATTTGATAACCTTTTTATAAGTATAAAGTAgttctaaaaaaaaagaaggaaaaatagaGAAGAATAGTGTCAAatggaaatgaaaatttttttgGTATCAAATTATGATTGtcttgtgaaatttttttttttattactttaactCGTACTTAGATTATACTCGTAATTCATTTTATGATTTAGGTATATAGAGAAATACTAACTTATCAAATTTTTAGAAGTTAGGATCAGATGACcctataatattttagaatttgtttACTTAAATTGGTATTAGACaatttaaattcttttcaaaGTTTATACAATAATATAGAACTTTAGTATGTATTTATGTTGGACCATGATAtcttaacaactttttttaacaattttttaacaataaactatgtttcactattttattggtgtGTACATTTGAAACGGACCAATCAAAAGTTACCACATagactattaaaaaaatttgttaaaaaaacattttccatttatgtttgtttgtttatgatTGTTTCAAAACTTAAACCATATCTTACTACCTAGgtctaactttttattttacagGTTGGAAGTACtccaaaaacaaatttaaatcatacattaaaaaaagtattctaTATCTATTATGATTGATTATAGATTACTTATagaatgttaatttttatattaattatggtAGAGCTGTCAAATGGGTTACAACTTGCGAGTTAATCTGGTCCATCATGGGTTTCGATcgggttggatttgaaaaatatatatttttttatactgaGTCAATTTTTAACCTGACTCTTCCGGATTGAACCTGTGGTGAGTCGGGATGGCTCACCAACTCacctaattttgttttattaatttattatgttatgaAATCCTAAAAAATACCATCCGACTGACTTATTATATGtggattgtattgtattttttttattattttaaattatcttgagtttaacattattttgagagtgaaatttatttagatttaaattacaaaaacttttgtaatattttttattttgaaaagaattataattaagtaaacCAGTAAGTCAACCCATTTAACCCGCTAACCCGTAGTGGAGTTGAGCCAGGTTCAATTTTTTCTAGCTTGTTAATAAATGAACCGGATTGGATTAACTCACTAAGTAATCAATCCGTGATGAGCTAGGCCACATCGTACCGATGATCTATTTTGacaatactaaattatattcataattGAAGAAAACATACTCAGTAGTGTTTGATACTAATGggtgtaaaatatatatgtattctATATTGAGTAAATAAGTAACAAAAGtgtatatttaatgtattaaatCCGTTAGCAATTTTCAATATAGATTAAGGAATCAATGTAAAATCTTTACTACCACCGATATAGAATAGTGTGTTAGGCCATTTGAGTGTCAGTGTTCATATTGCAAATAAAATCGATACCCAACAAAAATTGTACTTTCTTTGCTTTATCTAACACAAATAAtattctttgaaaaaaaatctaaaaaaaatatttaggacTTTTAATGAAGCAGatattttaagataaagaaaataagacACGAAAAAAAGGACAGGTGATTTGTATCCAATAGAAACACATTTCTACCGGAcaaaagagagaataaaaataagcaTAGATTCGTCCACTTATCAGTTCCAATTATATTCCTCATCATGAAATTCCTAAATCTTAATGTCTTATTGTTTCAAACTcgcatcttcttcattaataattaataatggttgaaaatatcaaattcattagaaaactaatttataagtGAGATACAACCTTAcctcataattttattttaagtcgttttaataaaaataagttaaatttaaattcattttttaatattatatcttaATGAATGAGATATTGTTTTGTCTATAATTTTATGTGCGAGATATATATGTTTTGATGCGAAAAGTGTggattgaaaattataaattaatcttattaatcagataagattaatttatactttaaagttaaatatgctttcattatttaattcataaactaaattataaattttttcatctatcaactttaataaaaataatgtaaaaccAACCAACAACGGAATGTTTTCcatatgataaatataaaattccaTAGTAAACTATATATAACTTGTGTCTGTCATTTAACcagaatgattttttttacgtGACTTTCATGAAGTTCAGAAACAAATTGctctataatttaatttcaacacgaaacataactttttataataattttaattaggataaaaaaaatatagaatccTACGTTTATAAATTCTCACTTTACAGATCAGAGCGGAAAATTACTTCCAATTAATAACACGAAGCATATGATATAATTGCATGTGCTTATCTAAACGCCTTGTTTCTTGAAAACTTGTTATATATAAATGGAGAAGCATCCTTAGTCCTGGCAACATGTATAACATGTTTGGGTGGAGACCTCGGAAAAAGAAGCTTCCTAATGTTTTGTCAGTAAGTactctttttggttttttgtcAGTGCAATATTGCATGAAAAATACTCCTAAACCAAAAGAATTCCTGTATGGACGATGATAGGTTACCAACttcttctaataatttttttataatagattatgtGTTACTATTTgtctgtatatttgaaacggatCAATCACATTTTATTACCTGTCATTTTCCTTTGTATCTGGTTTAGTGTCATTTTCAGCTTATTTTGTTGCAGATAGTTGAACTTAAGGTGCATATGGATTGCGAAGGATGCGAAGAAAGAATTAGAAGGGCAATCTCCAAATTGAATGGCAAGAGCTCAAccattcaaaaactttttattttattttatcttaatgaTTGTAATAAGTTAGTAATTTCTAGGGTTGATGAAGTGTGAAATTTGGCATGCAGGAGTTGATAGCTTGGACATAGACATGGATCAGCAGAAGGTGACAGTAAGAGGGTATGTGGAGAAAGGGAAGGTGTTAAGGATTGTGAGAAGAACAGGAAGAAGAGCAGAATATTGGCCATTTCCTTATGACAGTGAATACTACCCTTATGCCTCTCAATACTTGGATGAGTCAACTTTTTCTTCTACCTATAACTACTACAGACATGGTTACAATGAGAGTGTTTATGGCTACTTTCCTGATCAAGCATATTCTACTGTTCAGGATGAAACAGTCTTTCTCTTCAGTGATGACAATGTTCATGCACCCTGTGCCATCATGTGAATCATTATCTACCTGCCTCTGCTCATATAATCACAACTAATCAAGTTGTCTGAGTTTCATCatcaaaggaaataaaaaataaaaagagagttGCTATGGTAGCCAGAGAAATCTAAGGTTTTTTTTATGAATCTTTTGATTTAATAGTGAATGAATTTCACAGCAgctataaaaaattatagtagTCCTAATCTTGTGTTTGGATTCGACATGATTaagagaataattatttttatataaactgAAGTATTTTATGGTAAAATATGTTGTTTGGATAAAGaattttgaagaaattaaaactttttaattttattagagtaattagattatttaaaattaaagaatttaaaattttatttttaaaaaaatagaatttaaaatttttcacatgattatatttatattttgatatttgtaCTTTGGAGTTTGGATTCAATCATCCAATTTAATTTTGACACAAAGCttcattatttctatttttttttacataaagaaatattagtatacaaaataaaaatatttctttgatgtaaattaagaaacatttttgtaaatatagaataaaaaaaatcttataaaacattcactataaaataacataaatcaaaatcagttaaaaaaatattaatactgacattttttaatttttaataattatttgatatttaaattgttttgaatttgatgaCAATCCAAATATATCTattcactaaatttaaattttatataaaattaaaacatttagaatataaatattttaaaataaaattcattcatatttaatatGTGACATTCCAATCACATGGTATAAATACTACAAAGAAGTTATCATATATTCAATAAAGTAGAACAGTTAACGGACAGGaaatataaagtttaattacaatcatttaacataatataaatcaaacttcatatacaagttattaaaacaaaactatatacaaaatTTCAGGTCTAAAAGAAACTAAACATCAACTGCATCTCCTTCGAATGCTTGCTCTACCAAGACATCATCACCACAGATCATGCAATAAACAACTATACCatttaaaactataaacatAAGAGAAAGTAAGTTAAAACACCCAAACAGACTCGAACCCACTCGTCCAACGAACAGCCAGAAATAGACTTCCTAGCGAGCATAGGCTCGCCCAGCAAGAGACAAAACAACAAGCTTCACAACTCCAACGAGCTGACTCGCTTAGTCTCTGAAACTCTCTGCTAGAAACCTTGTATACTTGGTTGACGAGCAGCCTTTACTCGCCCATCGAGAGCCAAAACAGCAAGCTCCACAAGCCCAACGAGTTGGCTCACCTAGCCATTGGAACTCACTGCCAGAACTCCCATAAACTCGCCCAGCAAGCTCTTCTTGCTCGCCTAGCCTCTCTACATAATTCTGCAGCACCTAAACTACAAAATTTGCACCACCAAACCCCTATAACATATCCTAAACACTTttaccaacttctaacactcctagattgAGTTCTAAACTAAAATGGACCTAACCAAATGTGTATATCCCAACTTAAACtagttttcaattattttacaaCAAGATTCCAActtaaaaacaactaaaaccTCACTTTATAGACTTTAAATCAATTCTACTTATTTTAACTCATAGAAAAGCAACTTATGGACTTTAACAAGTCAAAAATGACTTAACAACATACTTCAAACCTTTCATTTTGACACAAAACCTATATTTCAAAATCTTACTAGTCCAAACCTACAAAATGAACTTAAAAACTTTATAAACTCAAATTTTTTACTACTCACACCTCATACTACAAATTGTTAACAACCCCAACAAGTCTTAATTGGTCacaaattatcatatataaatcAACTTTATCCTTTTAACTcgtaattcaaaatttcaactaTTAACACCTCTATTTTAGACTAAAAAGACCTATTGTTTCACCTAATCTTTTTTTCTCAATAACTTAGCAACATTTAACACCACCAACATCCAATAACAGAAAAAATTCATAGCTAAAGCAAGTCTTAACAACATCATCACATTCCATAATCATTCACAACATCAAGCATCCAAAGACTAGTTAGAATCATTCAAttacaatttatactaaaattgaTATTTACTTTCAACTAAATCAACATAATTTACTACCAAATCATAAATCATACAATTCAAAGCAAAAGTAGAAACAAAGAAAGTTCACTAGCTTCCTTTACCTTAAGAAGAACTACCAAGCTCTAAACACACACAATTGTTGCTTCAAGAACAAAGAACTCTAGAAACGTCTATAAAACACAGAATTGTGATCAAAGAGAGTCCTTAGAACCTCTGATCAACAAGGAACTAGGGAAAGAGACCATAAGACACATGCAACAAAGAATTTGCGTGCACGATCTCAACCTAAGAACTACAAGAAAAAGTGTTGGGAATCCAAGAGTGAGtcaaagtcccacattggatagaaatgagaaagtagagcaatatataaaggtgaaagacccattagcccattgccttaaggttttgggtaaagagtggtgtcgatccTTTATATGGTTGGGCTCtaatgttattggtgtttgtgtaacccacatggaacctcctcctcgatagacccaatAGTGGTATCAAAGTCGATGGTTTGTCTAGGTGACCGGCTCAGACGAGTATAATGATCCCTATACCGAATTCTTCCTGGAAAAGGGTATTCAAGTAAGCGAGTTCCGTTAggagtgtacctatgtggaagggactcacccttgagggggagatttTTGGAAATCCAAGAGTGAGtcaaagtcccacattggatagaaatgagaaagtatagtagtatataaaggtgaaagacccattaaaTCATTGCCTTAATATGTttggtagagagtggtgtcgatcccttatatagttggcttagatgttattggtgtttgtataACGCACAAAGAATTATAGGCACTTCCTAATTGTCAAACAGATGATCAAGAAGTTATAAtacacaaaaaattaatttattctttattttaatttttatatatttaaaaaaaagacgGGTTAACGGGTTAATCCCACCTTTAGTCCACTAATTTGGCTACCTAGGTGGGCAGGTTGAATAGACGAGTTGAAAAATACAACCTGGCTTGCCAAATTTTATCAAGTTGACTCGTGAGCATGAATCCGTTTTTTCATTCCTAAACACaagctttaaacatttcatAGTACATGTCAAACGTTAACCTCTAATTATTTTATGCTCGTAAAGAATACAAGCTTCTTAACTTTGTCAATAAGTTTTCCCAACATATCACTGTCACAAAGATCTCACGAAGGACTTACTAAAAGTATATTTGTGCAAATGACACTCTAGAAGAAGGCAAGTTGTAGCTATAGAGTGAACCATCTGTGTCAAAACCTGCACTATGCTCAAAGGTGGAAAGAAGTCACCTACCCTACTTGTAAGTCTTTTTCATGCTCCAATGGTGTTGTCAAAGTAGGTGCACGTATTCAATGCTTCACACTAAGAGCATTAATGCATCTCAAAGCCCCAAACGGAAGAAGAGGTTGCTTCATATAGAAGACTTTCAAAGTGGTCAGAAAAGAAATTGTAATGTCTATATTCTTGATGTGCCTATATAAAGATATGtttcaaaagaagaagatgcaaattgaaaaactaaaaatgaaataaggaaGAGATGGTACAAAACATGCCACCTTAGAGAGAATTGGAAGCATAAGTGTACTGGAGATGCATCACTTGAAAAATGTTCTTCAAGATAAGATCCAACAAACTCTCAATAAATTCAAGGATGATTACAAGTCTATTTATTCAAGTGTGCCTTTCCTAGAAAGAAGTGTCTTATCTATAGGTCATGTGGTTTGGCCAAATGTTAAAAAGAAAtggattaaaaataatgtgaaCATATTTTTAATGATGGTCTAAGTGTGAACGCAAAACCAATAAATACATTGACGTGAACTTAAGTCTAATAATTTGTGAATATACTAATGCACTAATCCTATTATTACTCAAACTTAATCAACTAATCATGTGTTAATTATGCTTTAGATAACATGTGAAGTTGTTACAACATTTAAAAGGGATGCgggataatttatatttatcacaCGAGCTTGAAAGTGACTAGTGGAGAAAATTATAACTTTCGATTGACTTTCTAACATTGGGTCATCCATCTCTTAGATTTCTagaatattttcaaacattttataatCTTCTCTAAATGATTCTAGAAGCTCCTAAATTTACAAGATCTTTTAATGCTTCTACCTCTTCTCAACTCCtattctcttttctcttatcttcCATGATTCTGTGTTACTAGAGATTCTTATCGGCATTGATGATTCTTATATATCTTTTGTTGAGCTTGACAATATTGATGCAGTGTTCAAAGTTAATTTGGATAGGCACCTGCTTTAAGAACTTCAAGATGTTCAGcattacaaattatttaaccTATGTAAAAAAGGTTTTCTTGCAACGAACGGTGGAAGTGTTGGTGGTAGCAGAAAATTGTTTGCACTGAGAGTTTTCCTTGTAGTTAAGAGCAATTATGAGTTCTTTCATAACATATCTCCTTTATATTTGAGAATGAATCGTTATGTTTATGGggttttattgcaaaagatATATGTCAGGACCAAGGTGtttaaaattgtgtttttataaGAGACGCTTGTGTAATGCATGAAATGTGTTAAATCGTTCACTGGTTATATAGCCTTTAGACACTCTGGTCTAATGAATGTGAAAAATGATGCATGAGAATTATATAGAAAAAGACatattattaatcatatttttcaaCAAATTCTATGTTTCACGAAGTTTGTAAACgttttaatatttctataagAGGTTTTGTAAAATTATCAACTAGTTGATCTTTTGTaagttaaaatgtaaatttacaatctcatttcaatataatatttttagatagGTTAATGGTAACACTCTTCagcacaaaaaataaaaaatataaatatttcctTCTTATATGCTCGTCTAAATTCATTCCACATTAACTTAGAAAATTGTTCATTAGTAAcactaaatataatataatttacataaatttaaatgaatttagaTACTTATTACATACCGATGGACTTTGCTTTGCACCATAAAAGACTTTACATACGGAAGGATTTTGCTTTACACTATAAAAGACTTTTTCACTGCTGAACTAAAAATGATCTATTCAAAGCATATCTTAATATGTTAAAACAAAAGATTTTgtgtttcatatatatatatatatatatatatatatatatatatatatatatatatatatatatatatatatatatatatatataaacttttgcTGATAAAGGAAATCATAAAAGACTTTATTTAGATTGAGAATGTAACATTTTCAAATTCGAAGGACTATTCTAAGTAAACTTCTTTTATTAGACTACTTAAAAACGTATTTTATacatctttttaattattattttcatccaTTTGATAAAACATTATTTCCCTGGAGACAATAAATAGTATATATCTCTTCTAATCTTACATGAggataaattttcatatattctaTTTCTTCTTGTCCTGGGTGGCATTTGATATAAACCTTACATCACATaagcatatattttcaataGTCCAGTTCACCAATTTGAACATAAGAGTACTTCGATTATTTATCCCTCATTCTCTATATCGTATTAGGAACTAGTCTTTTGTTCTatcaaatattatcattttaatccTGTAGTgcaagaaaattaataatataatgaaacGTAGTCTTAAAAGTGAAACAATTTCTAACGTGAAAACTACTCTGATAGTTTAGACAATCTACTAAATTGTTCTTTTAAACTGAACTAAATTATAGTTTAGCACAGAACTTAAAATAGTTCGATTTCAGATCAATTAACTACTTGAGGTCATCAATTTTGGATTTtg includes these proteins:
- the LOC108345509 gene encoding heavy metal-associated isoprenylated plant protein 45, encoding MDCEGCEERIRRAISKLNGVDSLDIDMDQQKVTVRGYVEKGKVLRIVRRTGRRAEYWPFPYDSEYYPYASQYLDESTFSSTYNYYRHGYNESVYGYFPDQAYSTVQDETVFLFSDDNVHAPCAIM